The genome window CAGGCTGCACGCATTGTTACGCGATGGAGATGGCGAGGCGACTGGAAGCGATGGGCATCGAGAAATATGCCGGGCTTATCCGTCGCAGTGACCGGCGGATCGTTTGGAATGGCGTTGTGCGCGAAGATCGCGAGGCGCTGGAAATTCCCCGTCGCTGGAGAAAACCTCGCAAGATTTTTGTGAATTCGATGAGCGATCTTTTCCACGAGAGGGTTAGCGATGCATTCATCGCGGGTGCCTGGAAAGTGATGCGTGAAACGCCGCATCACAACTATCAAATATTGACCAAGCGCCCGGAGCGGATGGCTACTTTCGTTACCGAAAAGATCGGAGATATACTTCCTAATGTATGGCTCGGAACGAGCGTCGAGGATGCTCGGGTTGTCGAACGCATCGGCCATTTGTGCGCGGCGCCTGCCCGAGTTCGTTTTATTTCATTCGAACCCCTCATTGGTCCTGTCGGCTACGTCGATCTTACGAACATCCATTGGGCTATTGTCGGAGGTGAAAGCGGAAAGGCGGCGCGTCCCATCCGAGAGGAGTGGATTGACGAAATCTATCATCAGTGCGTCCATGCCCGCACTGCCTTTTTCTTCAAGCAATGGGGCACCTGGGGCAAGGACAATAAGCGGCGGTCAAAGAAGGCCAACGGCCGCGAGTATCGGGGGCGAACCTGGGACCAGATGCCTGCGTCATCTGCCTGACAGGTTCCCGTTCACGCAAGCGAGAACGTTTGATTGGTCGAGAAGCCGTATCAATGGTCAGAAGGCGCGACCCTCGAAGATCACTCGCGCCGTAAGCACAAGATCCTGCGCGAATACTTCTTCAACTATCTCGCCGTTCGTTGCCAGCTCCCGCAGCAGGAGCGTTGCCGCGTGGCGGTTGTCGAAGGCTTTGCCGGGGGAGGCCGCTATCGCGACGGCGCGGCGGGCTCGCCAATCATTTTCATCGAAGAGTTAAGGCACGCCGTCGAGGCCGTGAACCTTCGACGTGCCGCCCAGCAGCTAACTGCGATCGAGATCGAATGCCTCCTACTCCTCAACGACGAGAAGCGCGAGGCTGTTGAGCTTCTGAAAACCCACGTTGCCCCTTTGCAGGCCGAGATCAGTCAGAAAGTGCCGAAACTCCATCTGCGCGTCGAGTATCTGAACGAGGCTTTCGAATTAGCCTACCCAAAAATCAAATGGATGCTCCAGCAGGGACGCTATCGAAACGTCCTCTTCAATCTGGACCAATGCGGGCATAGCCACGTTGACCGAAAAACCTTACTCGACGCCATGCGGTCCTATCCCTCCGCGGAAATCTTTTACACGTTCGCGATCGAGGCACTCGTTTCGTTCCTGCGCAAGTCGGAACCGGTCCTTTTGGCGTCTCAACTGAGCAATGTCGGACTGGAGAACGCTGACCTGCAGGCACTCGAAAGTACTATGAACAACAAGGCTTGGCTGGGAGCGGCAGAGAGATTGGTATTCGAGGCCTTCAGGGTATGTGCGCCCTTCGTCAGCCCTTTCTCAATCAATAACCCGGACGGCTGGCGGTATTGGCTTATTCACTTCGCGAACTCGTATCGAGCGCGGCAGGTCTACAACAATATTCTTCACCAGAATAGCAGCTATCAGGCGCACTTCGGCCGATCCGGCCTGAACATGCTTGCCTACGATCCTACTCACGATGATGGGATGCTTTATCTATTCGATGAGCAGGGAAGGAACGCGGCTAAGAGCCAATTGGCAGAGGATATCCCCCGGCTCATATCAGAGTCGGGGGATGTCATGGGAGTCGGAGACTTCTATGAAAGCATCTACAATGTCACGCCCGCCCATGCCGATGACATCCACGCCGCGATCATCGACAGTTCAGACATTCAGGTGGTTGCGCCTGGAGGCGGGGAGCGCCGTAAGGCAAGCACCATAGGCATCCACGACGTGTTGAAGCTGCGTATCCAACGAAGCTTTTTCCCCATGTTCCTGAAAGCGAACGCATGGCCGGAGCGGGAAAGGTGACAGAGCCATCCCCCTGCCAGCAAAAGTTCTGTTTTTGCCCAAAGCGAAAATTTCAAACCGACCACCGCCCCATCCGCCAGGGCTTCGAACTCGGGTTAATTTCAGCTCGCTTTCCGCCGTCATGCCCGGCCTTGTGCCGGGCATCCACGCCGGGCAACCGCGAAACGCTTCGCGCGGAGACGACAAGTGCGGCTCATATTCCGAGATTTGCCTCGTGTCGCCCGCGTGGATGGCCGCGACAAGCGCGGCCATGACGCGGTGAGATGACGCGTCATTAACCTGGATTCGGAGCCCACCACCCCGTCCGCCCCACATATTGACAGTCGCCGGCCTTAGCGGGTAGATGAACGTCGCTTCGGCGCGGCGGTTTCGCCGCGCTTTTCGTTTGCGCGCCTTTGCGCAAGTTCGAGGCGAAGCCACTAACTGCCAAGAAGCCGGCCGGCGGAAAACGCCAGCGTCGGGACGAACACAGGACAAAAAGATGTTCGCAGTCATCAAAACCGGCGGCAAGCAATATAGCGTCGCCGCGGGGGACGTGATCACCGTCATGGCGCTCGACGGCGCGCCGGGCGACGCCGTCACCTTCGACGAAGTGCTCATGCTGGGCGGCGACAGCCCCAAGGTCGGCGCCCCGACGGTCGCCGGCGCGAAAGTCTCCGGCGAGATCGCCGAGCAGACCCGCAGCCCCAAGTCGATCGCCTTCAAGAAGCGCCGCCGGCAGAATTCCAAGCGCAAGCGCGGTCATCGCCAGGACCTGACGCTGGTGAGAATCACCGCGATCGAGGGCTGAACCGCCCTCTCGCGACACGCAGAATAAAGCGGCCCCAGTCGCCGCAATAGGAAGATCGGAGCAAGACCATGGCGCACAAAAAGGCAGGCGGCTCGTCGCGCAACGGCCGCGATTCGGACGGCCGGCGCCTCGGCGTCAAGAAATTCGGCGGGGAATCCGTCATCGGCGGCAATATTATCGTGCGCCAACGCGGCACGAAGTGGCGTCCCGGCCGCAATGTCGGCATGGGCAAGGACCACACGCTTTTCGCGCTCGTCGACGGAGTCGTCGAATTCAAGTCCAGCGGCGGACGCGCCAGCGTATCGGTCGCGCCGGCGCCCGCCGCAGCAGCCGAGTAAGGCGGTAGGGGACGACCCGCCGCCGGCCTTCCGGCGGTCAGTCGTCTCGACTACCACTCTCGCGAATTCAGGCGGGAACGTTTCAGGCGAGATGTCCGGAAGCGCCGTGAAGGGCCAGTGGGGAGCGCTCTCCTTTCAGGCTCTTGGGCCAATATTTCCGATGTCGCTTGGAGCAATCAATGTTTCCCGAAATTACCCGCGACGACGTTTTTCGGCTGGAGACTGAAAGACTGTGGCTGCGCTGGCCGCGCGCGGCCGACGCCGACGAGATTCGCCAGCACGTCGGCGATCCCGACGTCGCGCTGATGACCGCCAGCATTCCGCACCCTTATGCGCCGCACGACGCCGACGCGTTCATCGCCTCGGCGCGCGCGGAGAACGGCGCCGGCGGCGGGCTTCATCTCGTCATCACCCCGAAAAACCGGCCCAACGAGCCGATCGGGCTTGTGAGCCTGCATGGCGCGGACCGCCGGGGCGCGGCGACGTTCGGATTCTGGCTCGGCAAGCCCTATTGGGGCCAAGGCTATACGACCGAGGCGGCCAGGGCGCTCATCGACCTCGCCTTCGGAATCACCTCGCTGGATCGGATCGTCTCGGCCGCGCGGCCGGACAATCGCTCGTCGTTGCATGTGCATGAGAAGCTCGGATTTCACCGCACGGGCCGCGGCATGCGGCCGGCGCCCGCGCGCGGCGGCGACATGGAAGTCGAGCTTTTCGAGTTGAAGCGCGGCGAAGCGCATACGCTGTTCGGCGCCCGCCGGCCGCGATTCTTTTCACCGTGAGCGGCAGATGAAATTCCTCGACCAGGCCCGCGTTTTTGTCCGCTCCGGCGACGGCGGCGCGGGATCCGTCTCCTTCCGGCGCGAGAAATTCATCGAATTCGGCGGGCCGGACGGCGGCGACGGCGGACGCGGCGGCGACGTCGTCGCCGAATGCGTCGCCGGGCTGAACACGCTGATCGATTATCGCTACCAGCAGCACTTCAAGGCCAAGACCGGCGGCCATGGCATGGGCAAGAACCGCGCCGGCGGGCGCGGCGCCGACGCCGTGCTGAAAGTGCCGGTGGGAACGCAAATCTTTGAGGAGGATGGAGAAACCCTCATCGCCGACATGACCGAGGTCGGGCAGCGCGTCGTCATCTGCAAAGGCGGCAATGGCGGCTTCGGCAACGCGCATTTCACCACCTCGACCAACCGGGCGCCGCGGCGCGCCAATCCGGGCCGCGAGGGCCAGGAGCGCACCATCATCCTGCGGCTGAAACTCATCGCCGACGCCGGGCTGATCGGCCTGCCCAACGCCGGCAAGTCGACGTTTCTGGCGACGGTGACCGCGGCGAAGCCCAAGATCGCCGACTATCCCTTCACGACGCTGCATCCCGGCCTCGGCGTCGTGCGCAGCGACGACAGGGAGTTCGTGCTCGCGGATATCCCCGGGCTGATCGAAGGCGCGCATGAGGGCCACGGCCTCGGCGACCGCTTTCTCGGCCATGTCGAGCGCTGCCGGGCGCTCCTGCATCTCATCGACGCGACCGGCGAACATGCCGGCAAAGATTACAAGATCGTCCGCGGCGAACTCGCCGCCTATGGCGCCGGTCTCGCCGAGAAACCGGAAATCGTCGCGCTTTCAAAGATCGACGCGGTCGACGCGGAGCATCTCAAGAAGCAGCGGGAGCGGTTGAAGCGGGCGATCGCCGCCGCCGGGCCTGAGACGCGCGAGCGCCCTCCGGCGCCCCTGCTCCTGTCATCGGCGAGCGGCGCCGGCGTCAGGGAAGCGCTCCGGGCGCTGTTCGACGCCATCGAGGCGCAAAAGGCCTGTGAGCGCGCGTCGGAGGCCGGGGGGCCCTGGAGCCCCTGAGGAGAGCAGGTTCCGAAAAAGCGGACTTTTTCGATGCGAGCCTGCTCCACCATTTTGATTTCGAGCGATTCCTGTCGATCACATGATTCCATGCGATCGGCGGCCCCAACCTTTAATCGCCGCCGGCGCGCGGCGTCGCCATTGACCTTGACATGATCAGTGAATAGCTTCGAGGGGCTATGAGCGCGCGCAGCGAAGTCAAAACATCGCAGTACGGTTCGACGGCGGTCACGCTGCTCGTCGCCTATCTGTTTGTTTTGCAAGGCCTCGCTGTCGGCGTTTCGTTCAGCGGACGCAGTTCGGGCCTCTTCGCCAACACGATCTGCTTCAGCAAGGCTTCCGGACCGCTTTCCGGAGATCCGGCGACGCCCGCGCGTCCGGCGCGGCACGGCGACGTCTGTTGCGTCGTGCATTGCGCATCGCTCGGCGGCGCGACCGCCGCCTCGCCGTTCATCGGCGAGACGCCCCCGGCAGCGTCCTATTCGACGATCGGGCTGGCCTTTGACGAGACATCTCGTCTTCCGGAGGCGTCGACCCCGCCGCTCGGCTCCCGCGCCCCTCCCGTCCTGATCTGACGCTTGCCGCAGCAATGCGGCGTCACGCCCCGACATGTCGGCATGCGGCAGGCGGGGAGAGTCAGACCAGCGTATCCGTCGTTTGTCAGCGTGCATCGCAGAGAGCACGCGCCGCTCAGACGGGCGGTTGCGACGAGCCATCGGACCGCGCAGCGATTTGGGACCATGGAACAGAAAACTCATCTGGCGCCGCGCCTCGTCAAGCGGGCGCGCAGCGCCGCCTCGGGAGAACGGCGCTGCTCTCAGAACGGAAAGCTGACCGCCGCGAGCGAGGGCGACATCCGCGTCGCGCCTGAAGCCATTGCGGCCCCGGCGCCGACGCGCGGACGGGTGGAGGTCGTCGAGACCTATTTCGACCCCGACGGGCGGCCAATGAAGCGCAAAAGCCTGGGCGCAGCCAGGGTGGCGCGCTTCTATGACGCCAAGGGCAATCAGGTCGAGGAGGCCTATTTCAACGCCGAGGGCAAGCCCACGATCCGCAAGGATCTGGGCGCGGCGCGCATCTCCTGGCGCTATGACGACAGCGGCAATCAGGTGGAAGCCGCGCTGTTCGGCGCCGACGGCGCGCCTTTGACCCGCAAGCGGCGCGGCAAGCGGGCGTTCGACAGCGTCTGAAGAGGGCTGACGGCGCGTCCTATTTGACGCGCGCGATCAAGAACCCGTCCCAACCCTTAGCGCCGACGGTTTGCACCGCCGTCGCTTCGACCCGCTCTTCCGCCGCGACGGCGTCAAACAGCGCGCGCGCGCCCAGCGCGGCGTCGTCCGCGGCGGATGCGTCGGCGACGGCGCCCTGGCGCACGACATTGTCGACGATGATCAGCGCGCCCGGACGCGACAGCTTCAGCGCATAATCGAAATAGGCGGCGTTGCTGGGCTTATCGGCGTCGATA of Methylocystis sp. SC2 contains these proteins:
- a CDS encoding phage Gp37/Gp68 family protein → MAETQIEWTDATWNPVAGCSIISPGCTHCYAMEMARRLEAMGIEKYAGLIRRSDRRIVWNGVVREDREALEIPRRWRKPRKIFVNSMSDLFHERVSDAFIAGAWKVMRETPHHNYQILTKRPERMATFVTEKIGDILPNVWLGTSVEDARVVERIGHLCAAPARVRFISFEPLIGPVGYVDLTNIHWAIVGGESGKAARPIREEWIDEIYHQCVHARTAFFFKQWGTWGKDNKRRSKKANGREYRGRTWDQMPASSA
- a CDS encoding three-Cys-motif partner protein TcmP — translated: MVEKPYQWSEGATLEDHSRRKHKILREYFFNYLAVRCQLPQQERCRVAVVEGFAGGGRYRDGAAGSPIIFIEELRHAVEAVNLRRAAQQLTAIEIECLLLLNDEKREAVELLKTHVAPLQAEISQKVPKLHLRVEYLNEAFELAYPKIKWMLQQGRYRNVLFNLDQCGHSHVDRKTLLDAMRSYPSAEIFYTFAIEALVSFLRKSEPVLLASQLSNVGLENADLQALESTMNNKAWLGAAERLVFEAFRVCAPFVSPFSINNPDGWRYWLIHFANSYRARQVYNNILHQNSSYQAHFGRSGLNMLAYDPTHDDGMLYLFDEQGRNAAKSQLAEDIPRLISESGDVMGVGDFYESIYNVTPAHADDIHAAIIDSSDIQVVAPGGGERRKASTIGIHDVLKLRIQRSFFPMFLKANAWPERER
- the rplU gene encoding 50S ribosomal protein L21, yielding MFAVIKTGGKQYSVAAGDVITVMALDGAPGDAVTFDEVLMLGGDSPKVGAPTVAGAKVSGEIAEQTRSPKSIAFKKRRRQNSKRKRGHRQDLTLVRITAIEG
- the rpmA gene encoding 50S ribosomal protein L27, with the protein product MAHKKAGGSSRNGRDSDGRRLGVKKFGGESVIGGNIIVRQRGTKWRPGRNVGMGKDHTLFALVDGVVEFKSSGGRASVSVAPAPAAAAE
- a CDS encoding GNAT family N-acetyltransferase, whose protein sequence is MFPEITRDDVFRLETERLWLRWPRAADADEIRQHVGDPDVALMTASIPHPYAPHDADAFIASARAENGAGGGLHLVITPKNRPNEPIGLVSLHGADRRGAATFGFWLGKPYWGQGYTTEAARALIDLAFGITSLDRIVSAARPDNRSSLHVHEKLGFHRTGRGMRPAPARGGDMEVELFELKRGEAHTLFGARRPRFFSP
- the obgE gene encoding GTPase ObgE: MKFLDQARVFVRSGDGGAGSVSFRREKFIEFGGPDGGDGGRGGDVVAECVAGLNTLIDYRYQQHFKAKTGGHGMGKNRAGGRGADAVLKVPVGTQIFEEDGETLIADMTEVGQRVVICKGGNGGFGNAHFTTSTNRAPRRANPGREGQERTIILRLKLIADAGLIGLPNAGKSTFLATVTAAKPKIADYPFTTLHPGLGVVRSDDREFVLADIPGLIEGAHEGHGLGDRFLGHVERCRALLHLIDATGEHAGKDYKIVRGELAAYGAGLAEKPEIVALSKIDAVDAEHLKKQRERLKRAIAAAGPETRERPPAPLLLSSASGAGVREALRALFDAIEAQKACERASEAGGPWSP
- a CDS encoding DUF2946 family protein; this encodes MSARSEVKTSQYGSTAVTLLVAYLFVLQGLAVGVSFSGRSSGLFANTICFSKASGPLSGDPATPARPARHGDVCCVVHCASLGGATAASPFIGETPPAASYSTIGLAFDETSRLPEASTPPLGSRAPPVLI